AaattaacgacgggaaaaattgtTTGTGCGCCAAGCGGATGCGCCATGGTCTAAAGAGGCTGTTCCTATTTTAGTAATGACTAATAGATgtgtctcagctctcatcccctttaaaagcaagttgcacTGATGCCATGccgattccctatttagatggcagaatttgtaaactgataAACTAAGCGGAAGAAGAAGACCCCCACTTTAAGAttgatgtaaaaaaattgcattgttttttatttgtattgaaattgttattttttgtattaaaacctttggttctctttaaaactcattgcaagaaaaggtttctactctaaaaatacttttaaacaatgtgacgCTAGATGTGAAAATGATAACTTTGCTGTGCTGAAACTATAGAAATAAGCACATGCGTCGCTCTTTGCGCTGCATTGTGCCGCTTGTATGATAGGGCTCTGTGTGTTCTTCATTTCTCTTTATAAGAATCAGAGATACTTACtgtaaataataatgatgagaCTCATGAAAGGCATTATCCAAAACAAGATTGTTATCATGTTTCTTTCAAATGTTGAATAATGCAGGAGTTGATTCCCAACATTCCCAAAATAAAGAACTGAGACACAGATAAAGgagtatgaaaatcacatatacacatttaaatgtaTGGTACAAGAGCactatatattataatattatcgACTTCTGCaaaattatttgatttaatgtttaaatttttattgTTAATGACTGTGGTGAAATTTTGTATTTGCCTACCTGAAAAAACAATGCCAGTGAAAATAATATATTCTAGATAAAAGCTGTAACCTGCCAAATGTCTTATCCTGTCTGCAAACAgaaaatcattatttaaagaTATTATAATATTGTAATAACATGCAAAAAATCAGGTTCTGTGTTTAGACCAGTAGTTCTCAAAGTTGTGGAGTTTAGTAATGAATAAtaaatctgtattaaatgttCACACTAATTATTCGATCATTCTTGTGTGCACTATTATCACCATTCATGTAtgcaaccaaccaaccaaccaaccagtTTATTAATAGAGAACAACTTTGTTTACAAGAACACAACATTCCCCATAAATCTATAGTATAGTTACTTATTTTTACACTTAAACTGCACCACATTGATGTATTTACCTTTAAATGCGCAATGTGACTAAATTGTTTGATTGCATTTAATAGTACTCTGTGGCAtatagtaaatgatgacacaaatgtttaacataaattattattaaatctttggtgtccccagagtacatatgtgaagttttgctcaaaatatcatataaatcatttattataagatgttcaaattgccacttagtaggtgtgagcaaaaatgtgctgtttttgggtgtgtcctttaaaatgcaaatgagctgatctctgcactaaatggcagtgccgtgcttgaaaagtgcagattaaggggtggtattattataattagacccccttctgacatcacaaggggaactGAATTCCAATAAactattttttccacatgcttgcagagaatggtcaatggattgatctttttaacattttctaagtttacacaagcactggggacccagttatagcacttaaacattaaTAAAGTCCAATTTTCATAATATTTCCTCTTTAATGTTGGTCATTATGGTGGAACTGGAGAGCCAAATATTTGAACTTGTTgtaaaagtttgagaaccactggttagACGATGAGAATTTTGCCTTGGTTAGTATGCCAATAACTTCATCTTTCCGATctgaatattattatttatgttgATCTGTGTGTTTGATAAAGAAATACCTGGAAAGTCTTTTACTTCAGGTTCAGACCAAAGCAACATTAGAGGCCGTAGAAAAAACAAAGCGCAGCAAGTCAGCGTCTCATTCAGAAATCCTGAAACAAATCCAcagattaaataataatattaataatcataataattcACTTTAATTACAGATTCATCACAGATGAACTAAATAATGTGTAAAGGTAAAATATACCTACCTTCAGAAACACCCCAGAAAACAAAGGCAAAGAACATGATGATATTTGGACAAAAGAGCAGAAACATATGGAGATATGACGAACAGTCTGagaaagaaaaatacaaaatcagTCAGAAGAGGAAATATTTGtatctattattattaatataggCTTCTTGTGTGTTGTCTTGATCAAATTTGATGGCAATTACCTGAAAAACAATTACATCATTGAGACTTCAATTACAGTACAACTAAACAGAGAAATGTATAAGATTTTGTGTCTATTCATACCTGTGTTATTTGATCTACAGTAGATGAGAGAGCAGAACAGAAGAGCAGATCCACATGCAGTTATACAGAGAATCAACACCATTATGTGTAAACCAGAGAAAcctgtaacacacacacacgcacgcacgcacgcaatATCTTAAGATTAATATCCTATATTCTGGTATTGAAAGATTTTAAAAGCATGTGTGTAGCAAGTCACAATACTAACGCATGTGCttttaactgtttaaaaaatacatttttaggcCTATTTATTAAAGGTAACAATAAACTGAGTATTATATAcctaatatttaatattatacaacagttctttctggttctcgaatctgattggctaagagccatacggtattgtgctgataacagcactgtaaccgcttcacctttcgtattattccgccacctagtgaatggaggtcctaagcaggctcatctctgaatggaaaaacacagacgcgctgtttgaatcacgctccgtgtgtctcattagtttactagctcataaatcagtctgaatCCCCAATCCGAAGTTATtagtcaaagatcagcgctcttggatgttacgttacagttaatgggagaaatgtcttgtcacatcgtgtggacgattaacacttggaaataggaatataaacactcgtttttttctggagctatatttcttatcagaacgcgaaaacaccgtggaactgcaggtaagcaccgcagccccgcagcttttaaatgtggacattgatttactttatcgtgacctgactattaaaacatgttatgagatatcgccactggtatattttttaagcagcatgcaaaaacatatctctgacacttataaaaaacagttttatatagtactgacaagaacaaagtttaataataataatcgagtgctcgtatcacgttaagaataaatgagaaagcaatagtaacgttatatgttataaaaaagtagttttattatcttttacctcgcgccaaaacaataacaacacaaaagacactaaatatgaattaaaaaacaagtaatagtttgatcatgacaccaaatactgctgatttgatctcattttgacgatcataaacaaacaaggccaacatgagagccagggtatctctttcagagatgtagcccagagagggcggtggtcagcggggcgagtgaacactgacgtccgctcatgctttggttctcattcgtaccgaatctcactaagcaaacgttcaaacaggcgctatctttactaatcgactgcagatttaaatataatacatatacattctcgactgaactaatcttaaaactacactttgtgaccaagaaacggtaatataaagtaacggcttttccgtccattgagttgttatgagcttcaaagcagccgaaagttttacctgtcattctggccgccctcaaatccgtggcggaagaagtagttctcaaacaaagaggcttttaaaataactccgttgttgttttctagttttcgtttttcaaacgtgtgccgtcgaactgttgtataaaagcaatatcgctctcggagtcgtgtgatatagctctatatcatcacggctgtgattgcctccggcactcggcctgcggcctcgtgcctctggcctaatcacagccgtgatgatatagagctatatcacactcctactcgagcgatattgcttaattataaCATAATACAATTGATTGCAAACAATAGTGTTGGTTGTAATGGATTCATTACGGTAATTAAGGTCTTAATTTAAGCaattaaattacagttacttatGATTTACTTTAATTAAACAGAATTCTGTATGAAACAATACTGAAACTAAAAtctacatttaaatgtaatctTACTTAATGGAATATCTTATTTTGTTagaaatttgttattttcgttAAATTCattggtaaatatatttattgaaaagtgttaaaaaagtttaatttacatGTTGGTAATGTAAGTTAATCTTGTTTTTTTCcagatattattatttttgtcaaaagttGACATCTCTCTGAGCAGTTTAAGTAGTTTGGTTCTTTTAATGTAGTTTCATTTGTTccaatttttaaatgaataaagcTAGAGCTTTTATTTTTGGTCATCTCAAATTTAAAGAAAGTGTTaacaaatagttttatttcttttgtcCATGACTTCTTTTCATAttcttttcaaaatatgtgtttggcgcacCATGTAAACTGTGcttcacgtgtcttgtcaaaatcaATGCCTGCAGACGTGtctaaggggtttatgataaaagagacgctcaagtTTGccactcgcttaatctcatgcgtaatcaaagtttagtgttaagtgagtgtctgtTGAGTATTTGGTGAATGTGATggtctattttatcataaaccctttcgatgcgTGTGCACCAGgtacgtattttgacatgacacgtgaaGCACATATActtgatgcaacaaacacatattttgaattcatgCCCCTCGGAAGAAAAGTCATTGGCCGCCAATGTTCACCCGTGTGTTTATTCTGCCTCATTTATTTAGAACTGACATTCTGAACTTAaacattatatacatttttcaaaatgtatttgaaaCATGAATTTTTAAGGGCAAAAactatgcaaaatccacttttacaaggtttttggacataaatgtgtgttggcattatgtgaacacaacaaccctacaaaaaaatcaaccctcttctttttaatccccattaaacgaaagcagtctcattagacatgctgttttaattctcctgttaatgtgatgtcacactgataaagccccacccacagctGCTGACTGACTGgtaaaagcttttctaaatgtgtttgttagcacactGTAGCATTAATTTAGTTTagatttattaacattgttctTATTAGATGTCTTACCCAGTCTCTCCAGTATTACAGTCGTGTTTGCTGATAGTTCTCCAGTAAACACTTGACAGATGTAAACTCCTTTATCTTCAGTTCTGACTCTCTTTAGTCTGAGAGAGAAGTTTCCTCTGTGGATTTCTTTGGTGAAGAACTCAACTCTGTCTCTGTATCGCACATCTGGTGATTCTgatacatttttgttgttttgataGAGAAGAACCAGGATGTCTCCATCTTTTTGTGCTTTCTTCCATGAAACTTCTTCAGGTTTGATGTGAGAGTTCACAGAGCAGTTCAAAGTGACGTCATCACCCACAGATGCAGATATGGACTGATTTGATCCTGACACAATCAAACGCTCTGCAGACACATAAACAACATCTCATGGGGAGTCACAAACATTTGCAATTTGGCAAGTAGTTCTTTCTCCAATTGTTTAGATGTTTCTAATTTTAAACATACTTTTGCAAAATCAAAGGGACATTTTACATAGacaatgttttcaatcccagctatcagttactaggagttgctgacatgtttcaaaatggtgttatgttttaggttacaagacagtgattaaaataataaaaggttGGATTTGATGACTTGCACACCAAACTCAGAAatcgaaaaaaataataataataagataaagaaatttactttatggctccaaaacactctttgttcaatatcttaaccaaaacacatcaaaactttttacAAATTCACAGAAGATCTTCtcacagtaagagaaaaagaccaaaagcacagattacTCAGctctgtataaatatgtaaagtagctgcATTACAATTAACGCTGCAATAGTTTGTGCCTTGCTCACCcctattttgaaaaatattggtAATCCTAACATTACTCCCCCATGACTTTGACTAATGCAAGTCaaaggggaacatttttttaatgaaatatattggCTCTTCTTTTTTTCTCCACTTTATTACATAGTCCCTTTATTTTATCAACAACTGTTCTCTctttaatatacattaaaaGTTTTTCCTCCCCTTTTACACTCAACCAGGGGGTGGGGGTGGGGCATGGGGGCCCATCAAGACTGCCTATGTATAGGGCCCGAGATCTTGTGCAACGCCCCTGCACTCAACTCCTAATTAATGCAGGATGAATAAAAATTGAATCCAGGATatgttctttatattatataaagatttaaataaCAACTTGTGAAAAGTGGCGTAATAGTTCACCTTTAACAACTATCAATCAAACATCAGTTTAGTAACCAAAAAATTGTAAGATAATAATTATGATAATAATTAGCACTGATTTATTTTTCCACTGATTGGTGCTTATCCTCCATCAATGCCTCTCTCTCGACCCCTAATGCAAATGAAAATAATCATCTATTTTCTACTTGATGGAGGGTCTTGAGCACTAACAGAGGTCTCCAATCTTTTTGTGAGCAATGGCTACAACAATGGACAAAACAATATAGttaagtcgtgttatagtcacaaaaaatgtgtttaatttattcgtgtccatggcacaaaattcagctttttttacgaaagtcgtgccacagacatgaaaaactattgtTAGAAATTCGTGCcatgaacaaaaaaaatgaataaaattttttttgtgactataacacgactttccatgagatcatatTGTTTTTGATATAGTCTCCTTAAAACTTTCCTTtcacttgttgattttattttacttgttggtatgttttattactgtttaaaatgtaaattaacataaaaaagccaatcaaatataaaaaatatgtaataaataaatacattttgattatttatagaAGGTGCTatggcgggcaactcacagactccgtACGGACAACGCTCTGCAGAAGTCATGCTGGAGACCACTGCACTAacacatatactgtacatatatctcagtgacatttaaacaaaaaacacatcACAATATGTTCAAACACATTATCCTGTTGCAGATACAGTAGGCCTGGCTACTAGACTGTCTTTAAAGCTAAAGCTGCAGATTAAATCTCTCACGTCAGGTCACGTATGCCTGCTCAAATACCAATACAAACACATATGTGAACTTTAATCAGTGGTCAATAAGCACAGCCTTGGACAGCGTTCACATAAGATGAGAAACTTTAATGTGTGACAGCGGGGTAAACAAATGAGCGAGCTACCTGCTCTTGAGCTGCTTTACATAATCTTTCTTAAACGTTGTTGATGGCCAGCAGATTTTCTAATACTAAAGTACTGCGAAAGTACAATAGGGCTCACACAAACTCACAGGCTGAGGCAGATCGGATAACTTACTGATTTGCTAACAATCAAACTTATCAAACATCCAAAAAGACATTTGACTTGTTCAAGTAAAGTGATTTTAGTTATTATAATCATGTTTTAATCAGATGGCCTTTTTCCCCAAGTTAATTTCTTAAACGCGGTTTGGTGTATCTCGGGCAGAGCTGTGTTTAACTTGCTATGCGCAGCCCGACCAGTGCATGACATCACAGCACCACGAGAGTGACCTGAGAACATACAGAGTTGTATCTCATGATACTACGATGTCATACGCCAACAGATCTGCACAGTGTAAAGTCAAACACACTAAACGCGCCAAATCATACTGATCGTGCCTATTTGATCATGACAATGCATATTAACTTTGTTTAACAGGACTTGAAAAGACTCGGGGTTCATGTCCGATTCCAAATGTGTTCGAGTACGAGTTACGAGACTGAGTCAAAATCCACCTGAGTCCGAGACCATTAAAGTACGGTCTTGAGTACGAGGCCAAGACCAAGTTTTGAGTCCACAACACTGCTGTTTGGACAAATAAACATGAACACACTCACGTTTCTTTATCTGAGAACAGAAGAAGATAAACGTAcgagaaaaaaaattatgcatgaaGGTAAAAGCATTCCATTGATTTAACATTATACATGATATCTGTATTGAGTTAATGCAAAATACATACCATCTGAGATCATCACATGTATTGCAATCAAAAAGCAGTGAAGAAGGATTATTTTCATAGTTATCTCCTAAAGTGTTGCATTACATGTGTCTAAAATTCCGTCTGTTTTACTTTCACTCCTGTGGATAATTAATGTTTGACCAGTTATCCAAGTGACTGTGATTGGTTCATTCTGACTGGATGCTCTAAAAGCTTTCATGCATGACGCATCAGAATCAATCTGGATGATACTGATatcataaacaataaataataatgttaaaaatgcaCAAAGAACCAGACAACAATGCCATGTTTAACCCAGCTCTGACCTGTCCATTTCCACATGCATGTCTATACAATCACATCTAAACATCACATTAAGCTAAGCACCAATACTGTAAATACACATGATGTCTGTATCTACAGTGTTAAATACAGATTCAGTTATGGCAGTATCTGTAGTTTTAGCTTTAAATGAACTAATAACACAAGAAAAAGTAGAAAAGTTTAATAATTCAGTTAAGCATTAATAAAAAAGTGGTGTTGTTACTTATGTTACGTTTTATCTTGATACACTGTCCTCATAAACTATCAATACAGAGTTAATTTTCAACTCATACTGGACAGAATACACCCAACCATAAGttataataacccagccatttttagtgTATTGATAACAGCACATCATTGGGTAATGATTAACCCACCGTTGTGTAAAGGTAGGTAAAAACTTTCTATTGGGACAgctcacaaaataaaacaaataattaaggGCATTTACTACAATTCCAATGACTACAATTCAATCAGAACCAATAtcttaaggttttgtgttcatGGGAACCCCCAACAGCCATCAACAGGCCATCAACTGAGACCTACAACAGACAGAAGAGACTCAGAAACATACAAACCTCAACAcagatatattttcttaaacagAAGTCCCCTATTAAAGTCTACAGCGAACgaccggtttggactacaaccctctacttcccggttgaatgacgtcaatacGTTTTTAACTAAACTCCACCCACGGGAACACACCAGTCACCAGCTAAGTTCAAACGGCtctggctaagctaagctgttgtcgaatcacaacacactaaacggCGGCTGTTTGCACAGTGAAAGCCAAGATGAAAAGATAAGCATTCTTCTACCTAATGTGTCATTCAACTATATTCATGGCCATACCCACCATTGAGGTCCCCGAGGTCCAGACCTCTGTTATTTTCTGACACTCATCTTACTTGACTCAACGCTTACCTCTCGTCTGGCTTCttgctgcgcagaccgatcagcATGTGACCGACCGCGAGACAAAGTCACATGACAAAGTCAAATTTTTCCCAAATTTGGATGatataaatgacatcataaacaTTGTAGATAAGACACTCCTGTCTGGTAGCATTCTGAAATTAAAAACACACTGATTATTTCCATGCTTATTAATCTTAATGCAAATCAATTTCAATCAAACGTATACATGTCAAAGTATTCGCCCATTCAACCTTTCCACAGAATTCACAAAATACTCTCCTATATGTCTAATGCTGATAGCACCTATACCCCCACCCTATATTCCAAAACATTATCAACTGGCCCTTATGCAGCAAACAGATATTTGAGCAAACAAAGCTTAGAAAAGAAAACAGGATCAGCTaagtatatttgaagagtttggttccaaaacacaaaaattttggtaaaaacttttctgtaccaagaaagtgacaagataaaaacaacaattttctgttacaaactttcacatagcatctttaggttataaaaacgtAGAttatcaaagatttattataaaaagaatgattttttccacaaagtgcaataaatccatgacaagttttttttcaaaatgctataaatctattcaatcaatgtataaatgtccATTCATCTTTCCcatgatatattcatttagttgactagtggtatacactgattaaaaaataaacattaaaggcgttctaagcgaatctgtgagaCGTtagtttttgtttatgtttgaattgtttcaaacagacggagcgtagctaactcctccccctccctctcccttcTGTGCTTTCATGAACACGCCCAACCTCgtttttgtcatttattggctggaacactttgttttgttttgtggtgctaggtttggccactgtgtttatattgaagtttgtggagtctgggctgtctacagagatcgcattttttacagtttaatcagcggacaggcagcaagcagatagtgaggagatgtttgctgtatacactgaaaaaaaatgattcattgaattcaaTCAATCCCTTTAAggcaagtggttgcaatcaatttatttaagctacatttaaacaaaagttttatattttattttaggtactaatcttttttgtttaaatgtagcttaaataaattgattgcaaccaattaccttaaaaaaattgattcaattcaatgaataattttttttcagtgtatgtaacaaaaaatgttttatggtctaaaacgcgtgaattcgctaaGAGTacctttaatggcattaatcaaaacacttacgtCATATTAacaacactgtcattgctgcggttatacttgacgtcgtctctttaaatttttcacagcaatcagctgtaaaatgttttggtcctgctcaattttcgttgactttgagtaaaataatggaaagttgttcataagatccgctggggtcaatgtgttatcatgaGAGCAACTTGATGCTGTTGGGAGAACAAGTcttctcccgagtgcctctcgcataaattattagatgttgatggcttacgtttctttcccgtcacagaaaaccaccacaggtttatcaatgcaattaaagtatttttttgtttttgtttgctagttgatcacgaagtacaaagtagatgaggaaaactaagattCCGTGTAGTCAATGCGCCGAAAaagtaaaaatttacttttaatgagtaactaaaccctaaaccaactatTTTTAGTTAaagatctgtaagaatgatgctttataagtgctgttcattcattttagtaagttttttgacatttgtatataaagtgtttcaatactgcaatatatggtgtaaaaatgtctgagtgctgccctcttcaggttgaacggtggccactgcagttgaattttcctattggatgttgggtccaaaaagtaactcgtgacataagcagattcaagctcaccacgcccttgttacgatctcactaCACACTTAAGTTCGTCCCCTCtctctccgttgggatctgcccacttttcttgcatttttcaaatattgccagtgggtggagtcaggctctgaccaggggtttactTACgctttaaatactgacctgatataatactgattttggcagtaactcatttaaaaaaaaatggaaccaaactcttcatttttataaatattaggATAAAGATAGTTTCAAATATTGCTACATAAATACTAGATTAGAATAAAAGCTAGATTTTTAACAGTTTAGAAGTAGAGCTAATTCATGTAACGTGCACAGGTAAATTTTGTTACCCTTCAGACCCAATGTTGTAAAATTGCAACATTGACATAACAAGCTCAAAATCTAATATAATCAAAACATTCAGCTTTAATGCGCTGCTTTCACTCCCTCCAGCAATTCACTTCCCATTATTCAgcgtgtttattaacaaaattcaacGCCACCATTTAATTCTTGAAgagatttttttactgtataaaGATTAAATTCACTGTGTTGTACTGGACTGCTGCTAAGCTTGAACTTGAAAACGCGAGGCATCACATGCGCGATACAGTGCTTCATACACCGAGATTAAATGTTCATCTTTTgccttaaacattttattgcataagGTCTTAAAGCCTAATAAActgtacattgtaaaaaaaatccgtagaaattgcagctgagttgccggtaatttaccgtagatttaaatttatgttatttactggcaacattttgttcaaagttaaatgaacattaaacatttacaagtctttgtctttacagagtaaaactaaataacagcaaaacattctgggaaacaaaatctgaagcaaaaaacagaaaaaggttgatgatgatttctggttctggaaaaggtacaacacacagtactgtatcaacAACATGTCTTagaaattagccatagagattccctatgctggtcagcagctagtaaaatAATCACTataggtttgatttgtgtaatcaaaatacattattttactaaactatacaatgagttatatccagtgttatccagttaacatactgtaattagatgaatgacatacatactttagtCTTCTATTAAGTTCCCTCAACATGGGCatcattcttacctctctctctctctctctctctctctctgtctgtctctctctctctctctctctctctctctctctctctctctctctctctctctccctctctctcgctctcctCTACAATGTCAAAAGATCCTGCGTGCGCGTTCTTGAAGCTGCTCTGAGTTTTTTCGCTTGAGCtgcatattttcaacttgcgcgaagacgtGTTTAAagggaaaagcgcgtgttttcgcagcAATTGGGCCGCCCGATTCGCGTCATTcacaaattcagaaatatgacagCATACAACGTTACtgttacacagagttactacaaAACACGTGCGCGGCGCGGGCATGTATAGCATGAGAGAGGGAGGCGCCCCCCTAATATAATGGTAGGGGAAACACTGAGtacacatttaaacattttcccCAAAACACAATCAGTTTCATCTTAACatttatatacttttaaacatCGTTTTAACATCATATTAAATGTtggtaacattttattatttggaT
This window of the Misgurnus anguillicaudatus chromosome 19, ASM2758022v2, whole genome shotgun sequence genome carries:
- the LOC129436768 gene encoding uncharacterized protein, with product MFLLFCPNIIMFFAFVFWGVSEGFLNETLTCCALFFLRPLMLLWSEPEVKDFPDRIRHLAGYSFYLEYIIFTGIVFSVLYFGNVGNQLLHYSTFERNMITILFWIMPFMSLIIIIYILSVYYDVAFTGARQKQRQMPRIKLNIMAFISFHILPPLQLVLLFYAFGVARGTFLIAGVLPVIIIVARFDWNFMCGKDGLECKYVLNLVLIPRI
- the LOC141350878 gene encoding butyrophilin-like protein 9 — translated: MKIILLHCFLIAIHVMISDERLIVSGSNQSISASVGDDVTLNCSVNSHIKPEEVSWKKAQKDGDILVLLYQNNKNVSESPDVRYRDRVEFFTKEIHRGNFSLRLKRVRTEDKGVYICQVFTGELSANTTVILERLGFSGLHIMVLILCITACGSALLFCSLIYCRSNNTGMNRHKILYISLFSCTVIEVSMM